The following coding sequences are from one Acidisarcina sp. window:
- the rplC gene encoding 50S ribosomal protein L3, with protein sequence MAVTGILGKKIGMTQVFDEKGEVHPITVLQAGPCVITQLKTLARDGYDAAQIGLVEFVKSSKVNKPMAGHFAKSNVPPVKLVREVAFEASAPAQDGEAAAKAIQAGDKVLVDIFSDEKYVDVIGTSKGRGFSGVVRRHGFGGGPKAHGHMFQVQGSIGASSFPSRVFPGQRMPGHYGVDRVTVRNLRIRGIDLEENLLMVEGAVPGPRDGYVLISKSKAPPRERRGFGGSGTVDPLKASKKASSKKK encoded by the coding sequence ATGGCAGTTACAGGAATTCTAGGTAAGAAGATCGGCATGACCCAGGTATTCGATGAGAAGGGTGAGGTTCACCCGATCACCGTACTGCAGGCGGGTCCGTGCGTGATCACGCAACTGAAGACCTTAGCCAGGGATGGCTATGATGCGGCGCAGATCGGCCTGGTCGAGTTCGTGAAGAGCTCGAAGGTGAACAAGCCGATGGCTGGCCACTTTGCAAAGAGCAATGTGCCTCCGGTCAAGCTGGTACGCGAAGTCGCATTTGAGGCCTCCGCTCCCGCGCAGGATGGTGAGGCGGCTGCAAAGGCAATTCAGGCGGGCGATAAGGTTTTGGTCGACATCTTCTCGGATGAGAAGTATGTGGACGTAATCGGGACAAGCAAGGGGCGCGGTTTTTCGGGCGTCGTTCGTCGTCACGGATTCGGCGGCGGTCCCAAGGCTCACGGTCATATGTTCCAGGTGCAGGGCTCCATTGGCGCCTCGTCCTTTCCGTCGCGAGTCTTTCCGGGGCAGCGTATGCCGGGCCACTACGGGGTGGATAGGGTCACGGTTCGCAATCTCCGGATTCGCGGGATCGATCTCGAAGAGAATCTGTTGATGGTGGAAGGTGCGGTCCCGGGTCCGCGCGACGGATACGTACTGATCTCGAAGTCAAAGGCTCCGCCGCGTGAGCGTCGCGGCTTCGGCGGTTCGGGAACGGTTGATCCTCTGAAGGCTTCGAAGAAGGCTTCCAGCAAGAAGAAGTAG
- the rplD gene encoding 50S ribosomal protein L4 — protein sequence MANIDVLDLGGQKVGSIELADEVFAPSQVNEALLWEAVKHYRAALRQGTAATKNRKLVAGSGKKLWKQKGTGRARIGSVRSPLWRHGGTVHGPQPRSYEYAFPRKKLLGALRSALAAKLADGKLTIVESLELKEPKAKLYREALNKLDAKRTVLLVENGQTLGRSVILGARNLAGVELMLGNEVHPYDLLRNERAIFSRTAIEQLQEVLKKTVSKRKLAAAQAEVA from the coding sequence ATGGCAAACATTGACGTACTCGATCTCGGCGGACAGAAGGTTGGCTCGATAGAGCTGGCCGATGAAGTCTTTGCGCCGAGCCAGGTAAACGAGGCTCTGCTCTGGGAAGCGGTCAAGCACTATCGCGCCGCATTGCGCCAGGGTACGGCGGCGACCAAGAATCGAAAGCTGGTTGCCGGCTCCGGCAAGAAGCTCTGGAAGCAGAAGGGAACAGGCCGCGCGCGTATCGGTTCGGTTCGTTCTCCGCTGTGGAGGCATGGTGGAACGGTTCATGGACCTCAGCCGCGTTCGTACGAATATGCCTTTCCGCGCAAGAAGCTGTTGGGTGCGCTGCGCTCGGCATTGGCGGCAAAGCTGGCCGACGGCAAGCTCACGATTGTGGAGAGCCTCGAGCTGAAGGAGCCCAAAGCAAAGCTGTACCGCGAGGCTCTGAACAAGCTGGACGCGAAGCGTACCGTTCTGCTGGTAGAGAACGGCCAGACACTTGGCCGCTCGGTGATCCTCGGGGCGCGGAATCTGGCCGGAGTCGAGCTGATGCTGGGCAACGAAGTCCATCCCTACGACCTGCTGCGTAACGAGCGCGCGATCTTCTCGCGGACCGCAATCGAGCAGCTGCAGGAAGTTCTGAAGAAGACTGTTTCGAAGCGGAAGCTCGCGGCAGCTCAGGCGGAGGTGGCCTAA
- a CDS encoding 50S ribosomal protein L23, with protein sequence MPTLYTVIRKPLITEKGLGVKETEGTLVFEVAANATKTEVKQAVEALFKVKVSGVRTANFAGKERRRGKFSGYRPDWKKAYVRLKSGEKMPDYVNNL encoded by the coding sequence ATGCCAACCCTGTATACGGTAATTCGCAAGCCGCTCATCACTGAAAAGGGATTGGGCGTCAAGGAGACCGAAGGAACTCTGGTCTTCGAAGTGGCTGCCAACGCGACCAAGACGGAAGTGAAGCAGGCGGTAGAAGCGCTCTTCAAGGTGAAGGTTTCCGGTGTGCGCACCGCGAACTTCGCGGGAAAAGAACGCCGGCGTGGCAAGTTCTCCGGCTATCGCCCGGACTGGAAGAAGGCGTATGTGCGCCTGAAGTCCGGCGAGAAGATGCCGGATTACGTCAACAACCT